The window TTGCGTCACGTTCAAGTAGGCCGCGCTGCCGAGGTGGGCGCATTGGTCAGGGACATTGACCGTCTGTCGGACAGCGGCGCTGCGATCCGCTTCGTCATCGGTGAATATGGCGCCGGAAAAACTTTCTTCCTCAATCTCGTTCGCCTGATTGCCCTGGAGCGTAAGTGCGTGACCATTCATGCAGACCTTGCGCCCGACAGACGCATCCACGCCTCGGCTGGGCAGGCGAGGGGCCTCTATGCAGAGGCTGTCCGCAACATGGCGACGCGCACAAAGCCCGAGGGTGGCGCGCTAGCAAGCATCGTCGAACGGTTCGTGACCGACTGCATGAACGAAGCAGGGAAGAGGTCCAAGCCGGTGGAGACCGTCATCGATGAGCGGCTCGCCCAGCTGCAAGAACACGTTGGAGGCTATGACTACGCCACGGTGCTCAAGGCGTATTGGCGCGGCAGCGAGGATGGCGACGAGGTCCTAAAGGCATCGGCGCTTCGGTGGTTGCGCGGAGAGTACTCGACGAAGACGGAAGCTCGGCAGGCGCTCGGCGTTCGCAACATCATCGACGACAACGACGTATATGACGCGCTGAAGCTTTTGGCGGCGTTTGTGAGGCTGGCAGGGTACTCCGGGCTGCTCGTGGTCTTCGACGAGATGGTGAATCTCTACAAGCTGCAGAGCAGCCAGGCGCGCAACCAGAATTTCGAACAGATCCTGCGGATGCTCAACGACGTGCTGCAGGGAAACTTCGCTGGGATCGGGTTCGTTCTTGGCGGTACGCCGGAATTCCTCATGGACACGCGACGCGGCCTCTACAGCTATGCTGCCTTGCAGTCGCGCCTGGCCGAGAATTCATTTGCGCGGGATGGTCTCATTGACCTGTCCGGCCCGGTCCTGCGGCTTCAGAACCTCACTCCGGAGGACCTGCTGATTCTGCTTTCGAACATCAGATCGGTGTTCGCGCACGGAGACCCCGCAAAGCACCTTGTCCCCGACGATGCTCTTCCCGCATTTATGGAACATTGCAACAGGCATGTCGGTGAGGCCTACTTCAGGACTCCTCGCAACACGATCAAGGCGTTCGTCCAGTTCCTCGCGGTGCTCGAGCAGAATCCGGGAACCGATTGGCGCGAACTCGTCGGAAAGGTGGACGTGGTGGCCGACGCCGAGGCGTCTCGTGATGCCGAAACGGAGGATGGCGAAGGCGGCGGGGACGAGGATCTTGCCTCCCTCAGGCTCTGAAGCGACAACGGGCTTCGACCGCCTCCACCCTGACATCCGTCGCTGGATTTGGGAGCAGAAGTGGGAGGAGCTCCGGGACGTTCAGGATCGCTCGATCTCAGCCGTGCTCGATGGTGAAGGCGACCTCCTGATCGCCGCGTCAACGGCTGCTGGCAAGACCGAGGCCGCGTTCCTTCCCATCCTTACGAAAGTGGCTGATCGGGAAGCAAAGGGCTTCTCTGTCCTCTATGTCAGCCCGCTCAAGGCGCTGATCAACGACCAGTTCCGGCGGCTCGACCAGCTTTGTGAGAGGCTTGATATCCCTGCTGTGCGCTGGCACGGAGACGCGCCGCAGTCAGCGAAACATCGTGCGCGGCAGAACCCTCGCGGGCTGATCCTTATCACGCCGGAATCCATCGAGGCGATGCTGATCCGCCGCCCCGGTGACGCGAAGACGATGCTCGGAGCAATCGATTTCGTCGTCATAGACGAACTCCATGCTTTCCTGAAAGGACCGCGAGGCCTGCATCTGGCGAGCTTGCTGCGGCGCGTGGACCGCCTTTCTGCAAAGCCCGCCCGCAGGATCGGACTCTCGGCGACGATCGGCGACCTTTCCATCGCCGCCGCATGGCTCAATCCTGCAGAGCCGAAATCGGTGACCATCGTCGAGTCATCTGCGGACGCGCCCGAGTTAAAGCTCCAGATTCGAGCCTATTCCGATCCAGATGACGTCGAAGACGTGGACGGTCTCGAGACCGAGGAAAAGATAGTGGCGCTCGATCTCATTGCCGACCATCTCTATTCTACGCTGCGCGGCGCCAACAATCTGGTGTTCGCCGGGTCACGAAAACGCGTCGAGGCGCTCGCCGACAGGCTGCGGACGCGATCTGAGGCGCGTACGGTTCCAAACGAATTCTTTCCGCATCACGGCAGCCTGTCGAAGGAGCTTCGAGAGGAACTCGAAGACAGGCTGAAGAAGGGCGGTCTGCCCACGACAGGCGTCGCTACAACGACGCTGGAGCTCGGCATCGACATCGGCTCCATCAAGTCCGTTGCTCAAGTCGGGGCCCCAAGATCGCTGGCGTCATTGCGCCAGCGGCTGGGCCGCAGCGGTCGCCGGCGCGGCGTGCCTGCCATCCTTCGGATGTATGTGCGCGAGCAGGACCTTGGCAAGGACGCAGACCCCTTGGATCACCTGCGGCTGGAGACTGTTCGCGCGGTTGCCGCCGTTCGCCTTCTCGTCGCGAAGTTCGTTGAGCCGCCGTCGATAGACAGCGCGACGGCTACCGTGGCGCTACACCAGACACTCTCGGTGGTCACCCAGGAGGGCGGGGCGAGGGCAGACCGCCTGTTCGACATCATCTGCTCTGCCGGCCCGCTTTCCGCGCTCCGAAAGGGTGACTATGTCGAACTTCTCCGCGGCATGGCCTCTCCCGAGCAGCGTCTTCTGGAGCAGGCCCCCGATGGCACCATCATGCTTGGGGAGATCGGCGAGAGGCTGACGGCGTCCCGCGATTTCTACGCCATCTTTTCGACCGACGAGGAATGGCGGCTGGTGTCAGGAGGGCGGACGCTCGGCACCATCCCGATCTCGAACCCCGTCGGTGTCGGCGTAGTCATAGCGTTCGCGGGTCAACGATGGCGCATCACGACTGTGGATGACCGTAGCAAGGTTCTCGAAATCGAGAGGCACCGCTCCGGCAAGATCCCCAAGTTCGACAACCTTATGAACGAACCCGTGCATGACAGACTGTCGGCGGAGATGCGTTCGGTGCTGCAGGGGGACGACATTCCCGCCTATCTCGATCCCGCGGCCAGGCATTTCCTCTTCAAGGGTCGAACGGCCTACAAAGACCTCCAGCTTGACGAGACCAGGTTCGTGCCTGCAGGCAAGGACACTCACGTTTTTACCTGGAGAGGCACTGAGACCAACTCGGTTCTCGCCTTCACCCTCGTTTCAGCGGGCCTGGATTGCGCCTTTCACGACGTTGGCGTGACGGCGATCGAAACGACGCCTGACGAGGCTGCTGCAATCGTCCGTCAGGTCGCCGACAACCCTCCGGACATCAGTTCGATCGCGGAATTCGTGGAGAACCTGCAGGTCGCGAAGTTCGACGAGATGGTTCCTGTAAGCCTGCTAAGGCGCCTGTGGGCGCGGGCGCATGCGAGCCTCGGAGACGATCTTTGTGCGATGGCCCGGGAGCTGATTGCCTAGACCTATCGCGGTTTTCGGTGCTGCATTGTCCGCAGCCATCGTCTTTCTTGCACACACATACCGGCTGTTTACCATGCGCCAAATACAGGTTTGACGGCCAGGCGATCGTTCTATATTTGTTCCGTCATCATGACCCAGGCACATCACCTCATACGCTGATCGATCGCGCCGCCGCCTTTGCGGCATTCGGTTGCCCGTAGCGTATGGAGTGTAACGTGACTGTCCATGTTGAGGTAGAAATCCAGTCATTGCAGAGCGTTCGCGATTCCGCGTCCCCCTTGCGATTTGAACCGCTCGGGACTGTTCGGTGCGCCGGAACGCCGCTATTTAGAACCCAGCTCGCCCGTGATCTCGGTTGCTTGCTGGACGTCGACCCTGATGTCGTTTCCTGGAAGTGCCTACCCGTGCTCCTGCGGGACGGAGCGAAAACCCATGTCCCTGATTTCCAGGTCGTAAGAGGGAATGGCACCTGCTTCCTCGATGCGGTCGATCCCGCAACCCCGCAATGCGGTGACTGGATTGACGAGGTTGCGACCCGCGTCGGCAATCGGCGCGAGACTGCCTTGGATGCGGAAATCCGGTCAGGGGCCAGGCTCGTCAATGCCCGCGATCTCCTTCGTTACGCAAGATGGCGCTGTCCCTTGGGCGATCGCATAAGGCTGCTTGCCGCCTTGGACGAGAACAGCTCCATGACCGTCGCGGAATGTCTTCCTGCCTTTCGGGAGACACCGCCGATAGCGGGGCTGTCGTCGCTGATCCTGCACCGCTTCGTTGAGATCGATCTCGATGAAACGCGGATTGGCCCCGAAACGCAGGTCCGGCGCAGCCACGGCTGACTTCTAGCGCGACGAGCGCTCTCTTCGACAGGTAGTCACGATGACAAAGCTCCATCCACTTCAGGCGCTCGCCGGAGGCAATGACGCTGAATTCCGGCGCAAGCTCTATCGCTATCTCCCGCGTTTCCTTGCGTACTGCTCCATCATGCATGCGTGCCGTCCGGTCTGGCAGTTCCGGGCCTTCGAGCCTGTCGTGCTGGGCCTCGTGTTGCCCGATGGGGCGGATGCCAACGCCTATGAAGACGCGGCGCGGTATGCCGCTCATGGTCCGGCCGTCACGACGTATGCTGGCGGTCTGGACGGCACCGAAGTCCGATTGAAGACCAGCGACCGAAAGCGGTCCTCGGACGCCGAACTTTCAGGGGCGCTGGCCAAGAAGTCGCGCGTGATCCTGGTGGCCCAGGACGCTGCCAGCGTGCCGGAGACCTTCCGTATGGCGGCCGACGCGGTCATCGAAATCGGGCCGATTCAGCCGCGCCACGTCATCGCGGGGGCAAAGCTCTGCCTCGGCCTCACGGTCACGGCGGAACAGGCCGGATTCATTGCCACCGTGCCGCTAGATGTCGTCGCCGTCGCGCTACGAAGGGGCAGGCCCGTGACGAAGGCGATCGACCTGATGAAGAAGGCTATGCTGCCGAAGCTCCGGGATTTTTCCGGGCCAACACTGGATGACCTCCACGGTCTCGGCGAGGCAGGCGACTGGGGGCGTGAACTGGCTATCGATCTCGCGGACTGGCGATCAGGCAAGATCGGCTGGGAAGACGTCGATCGCGGCGTTCTCCTGAGCGGACCGCCCGGGACGGGCAAGACCACCTTCGCGGGCGCTCTAGCGCGCACCTGCGATGTCCATCTCGTGCTCGGGTCGATCGGCCGCTGGCAGGCCAAAGGCCACCTCGGCGACATGTTGAAAGCGATGCGCGCAGCATTCGACGAGGCCCGTAAGAACGCACCGTCCATTATCTTCCTGGACGAAATCGACGCAGTCGGCGATCGCGAAAAATTCAGCGACCACAATTCGCAGTACTGCACGGAGGTCGTCGCCGCGCTGCTCGAGTGCATCGATGGAGTGGAGGGCCGCGAAGGCGTCGTTGTTGTCGGCGCGTGCAACCACCCGCACAGGCTTGATGCCGCGCTCCTCCGAGCCGGCCGCCTCGACAGGCACGTCCGCATCCCCTTGCCTGACCAGAAGGGGCGGGAGGGCATCCTCCGCTGGCACCTGCAGGGCCTCCTTCCCGGCGCGAACCTGTCGGGCATCGCGGCGAGGACGGATGGCTGGAACGGAGCCTCGCTCGAGCAGCTGGTCCGCCAGGGCAGACGTCGGGCGCGACGGGCACGGCGGGACCTGACACTCGAGGATCTCGTGGCCGAGCTTCCCGTTCGCGTTGCGATCCCGGAGGACCTTCGCCGGAGGTCGGCTCTTCACGAAGCGGGGCATGCCGTCGTTTGCCTTGTTCTCGACGTTGGCGATCTCGTCTCGGTCACCATCGCCAGCACCCTCGCGCCGACCGTAGGCGAACTTCAGGATGGTGGGGGAGTATTCATCCGGCAGCGGCCGATGCGGGAACGCACGCGGTCGCAGTTGCTCGACGACATCTGCCTTCGGCTGGGCGGCCTAGCGGCTGAGGAGGTCACATTGGGCGACCGCTCGGCGGGAGGCGGCGGGGGGCGAGGATCCGACCTTTACGACGCGACCCGATCTGCGCTGACGGTCGAAGCTTCCTACGGCCTCGGCGAAGGCTTCGCCTACCTCGCTTCCGAGGACGAAGACGAACTGTTCAACGCCCTCCGGTTCGATCGTTTCCTGCACGCGCGAGTGGACAAGGTGCTGGGCGAGCAGTTCACCCGGGCGAAACGCATTGTCGGGACTCATCGCCATGAGGTCGAGCGGATCGCGGAGGCGCTGCTCGTCAGGGGGACACTCTCGGCGGATGAAATCAGCGATCTGTTGAATCAGCAACCGCGGCTGAGGCTGGTCGACGATGCGGAGATGAAGGCGGGCTGAGAACCGCGGCTAGGTCACGGCTTGGCACCGGATTTTTTATCTTTCACCCGCTTGTCCGGCTTATGCCGGATTAGCGGAATTTCAGGATGGCCCTCTCGGACGACCATCCGCGTGGGCCTGCGCGCCGGAACGAAGCCTTCGGCCACGAGGGCATCCCAGTACGAGACCTTTCCGGCCCGTTTGTCATCCGTAGGGGCCGTCGGTTTGTTGTCCTTCTCCGTCATGACGCTCCTCTTTGATGAGCAAAGGTATCATACTGCGCCTTCCGGAACACCTGCGTCTTTCATCTGCTGCGTCAACTCCCTGAGGGTGCGGGGCGCAAAACCCGTATCGGGGCAGTCGACCCCGACATCGCGCGAGCGGTAGTAATTCGGCATCTCGCCGTGACAGTGGCCATAAAAGTGCCAGCCACCCTTTCTGATTTTCGGCCACGTCCGGCAGGCGTAATGCGCTAGGAAGACGTGCTGCCCCCCATCCGTGATCTCAAGTTGATGGGCCGGCGGCTGCGCCCACTCCAAGGATGCGATGACCGGGTGAACGAGGTTCGGCCTCTCGCAGTCATGGTTGCCCAACACGAGCATCTTTCGGCCCATGAGCCTCGCGAAGATCGAGCGCACGCGGGCACCATCTTGCAGCCCCATCGAAAAATCGCCGAGATGGAAAACGGTGTCCTCGGGTCGAACTACGGCATTCCAGGCGCGGATTAGGAACTCGTCCATTTCCACTGTGCTGAGAAAGGCCTGGCGCAGGCTGACGGGGACAGCATCAGCGCATGCGAAAAATGGGTGTCTGCGGTGTAGCGGAAAATCATCGGAAGCAATCTCTCGAAAGTGGCGTGGAACCGCGCGTCCGGGACGCGCTGGCGGTATCACATCGCTATTCGTATCGAGAGTTTCTGCATGATCTTCATTCCGGTCCGATCACCGCACACGCGTACGGAAGTTCAAACACAGATATCGGAATCTCCTTCCGACGTCCAGCAATAGCCGAGGTGGGCTGGAGACTGACTGCAGCTAAGCCTGAATTTTAGAACGTTGGTCGACGGATTTCTTAATTGACTGGATGGTGCGTCCAGCAGGGAAAGTGTCGTAGCGGTGGGCAGGCGGCATGCCGCCTGCCCACCCGTTCCAGGGCAAGCGCTTGCAGCGCCTCGTCGACTGGTGCCTTGTGCAGGGTGACCGTTTCAATACCAGAATACGCCTGTCTGCCACATAATCGAAGCGTGTGATTTAGCTGTGCGCGGCAAGACGAGCCGCAGAAGAACGGTTGCAGAACGCACGAAATGAGTGAAAATGCCGTTTGTTCGACCTGATCGGGTCAGGGGCGTGCGGGGGAGAAGAATTGGGGCAACGCCTGCGAGGCGGCTACCAAGCATCATATACCTCGACTTTCCGCATGCGTTTTGAATCATGGTCTCGTGGTCGAGCGGCGCAATCACCTGCGCCTCGTGCGCCAAGAAGAATAGCGGAAGTCGATGAAAAACGAAGCCCTGCTGGAGCTTGTTAAACAGAAGGTTGAAAATCTCCGGCCCAAGCTGCTCGACCTAAGCCGCCGAAATCCGCTGCTGGCGACCAAGCTCTCACCCCGGTCGAACGCGCACATCCGTGCTGTCGACGAGCTCCCCGAAGTTTTGTTTTACAAGTTGAACAACGGACAGACGATGCGTCTCGTCCCTCTGCCGGAGATCGATGCCGACCCGCGGGACGAAGAGACCAAGACGTTTCGCGATGCGCTCGCCAACGCCCGCATCACCGATGA is drawn from Mesorhizobium sp. CAU 1732 and contains these coding sequences:
- a CDS encoding ATP-binding protein, giving the protein MTERAIRPRDRDVILQALAAGVVPRTGLRHVQVGRAAEVGALVRDIDRLSDSGAAIRFVIGEYGAGKTFFLNLVRLIALERKCVTIHADLAPDRRIHASAGQARGLYAEAVRNMATRTKPEGGALASIVERFVTDCMNEAGKRSKPVETVIDERLAQLQEHVGGYDYATVLKAYWRGSEDGDEVLKASALRWLRGEYSTKTEARQALGVRNIIDDNDVYDALKLLAAFVRLAGYSGLLVVFDEMVNLYKLQSSQARNQNFEQILRMLNDVLQGNFAGIGFVLGGTPEFLMDTRRGLYSYAALQSRLAENSFARDGLIDLSGPVLRLQNLTPEDLLILLSNIRSVFAHGDPAKHLVPDDALPAFMEHCNRHVGEAYFRTPRNTIKAFVQFLAVLEQNPGTDWRELVGKVDVVADAEASRDAETEDGEGGGDEDLASLRL
- a CDS encoding DEAD/DEAH box helicase encodes the protein MPPSGSEATTGFDRLHPDIRRWIWEQKWEELRDVQDRSISAVLDGEGDLLIAASTAAGKTEAAFLPILTKVADREAKGFSVLYVSPLKALINDQFRRLDQLCERLDIPAVRWHGDAPQSAKHRARQNPRGLILITPESIEAMLIRRPGDAKTMLGAIDFVVIDELHAFLKGPRGLHLASLLRRVDRLSAKPARRIGLSATIGDLSIAAAWLNPAEPKSVTIVESSADAPELKLQIRAYSDPDDVEDVDGLETEEKIVALDLIADHLYSTLRGANNLVFAGSRKRVEALADRLRTRSEARTVPNEFFPHHGSLSKELREELEDRLKKGGLPTTGVATTTLELGIDIGSIKSVAQVGAPRSLASLRQRLGRSGRRRGVPAILRMYVREQDLGKDADPLDHLRLETVRAVAAVRLLVAKFVEPPSIDSATATVALHQTLSVVTQEGGARADRLFDIICSAGPLSALRKGDYVELLRGMASPEQRLLEQAPDGTIMLGEIGERLTASRDFYAIFSTDEEWRLVSGGRTLGTIPISNPVGVGVVIAFAGQRWRITTVDDRSKVLEIERHRSGKIPKFDNLMNEPVHDRLSAEMRSVLQGDDIPAYLDPAARHFLFKGRTAYKDLQLDETRFVPAGKDTHVFTWRGTETNSVLAFTLVSAGLDCAFHDVGVTAIETTPDEAAAIVRQVADNPPDISSIAEFVENLQVAKFDEMVPVSLLRRLWARAHASLGDDLCAMARELIA
- a CDS encoding AAA family ATPase yields the protein MLGLVLPDGADANAYEDAARYAAHGPAVTTYAGGLDGTEVRLKTSDRKRSSDAELSGALAKKSRVILVAQDAASVPETFRMAADAVIEIGPIQPRHVIAGAKLCLGLTVTAEQAGFIATVPLDVVAVALRRGRPVTKAIDLMKKAMLPKLRDFSGPTLDDLHGLGEAGDWGRELAIDLADWRSGKIGWEDVDRGVLLSGPPGTGKTTFAGALARTCDVHLVLGSIGRWQAKGHLGDMLKAMRAAFDEARKNAPSIIFLDEIDAVGDREKFSDHNSQYCTEVVAALLECIDGVEGREGVVVVGACNHPHRLDAALLRAGRLDRHVRIPLPDQKGREGILRWHLQGLLPGANLSGIAARTDGWNGASLEQLVRQGRRRARRARRDLTLEDLVAELPVRVAIPEDLRRRSALHEAGHAVVCLVLDVGDLVSVTIASTLAPTVGELQDGGGVFIRQRPMRERTRSQLLDDICLRLGGLAAEEVTLGDRSAGGGGGRGSDLYDATRSALTVEASYGLGEGFAYLASEDEDELFNALRFDRFLHARVDKVLGEQFTRAKRIVGTHRHEVERIAEALLVRGTLSADEISDLLNQQPRLRLVDDAEMKAG
- a CDS encoding metallophosphoesterase, with product MDEFLIRAWNAVVRPEDTVFHLGDFSMGLQDGARVRSIFARLMGRKMLVLGNHDCERPNLVHPVIASLEWAQPPAHQLEITDGGQHVFLAHYACRTWPKIRKGGWHFYGHCHGEMPNYYRSRDVGVDCPDTGFAPRTLRELTQQMKDAGVPEGAV